ACTCCTGCACGCGGAAGCTCACGTGCACGTTCTCCGCGGGCACCTTGTTCCATTCGACGTTGGGCAGCGGCGGCAGCGGGTCCGCGTTGCCGAGATACGCCCACACGATGCCGTTGCGCTCCTGGCACGGATAACTCTTGATCCGCACCTTCTCCTTCAGCCGGCTGTCCTCCGGCTCGGCCGGCGTATCCATCACGCGGCCGTCCACGCCGAACTGCCAGCCGTGATACACGCAGCGCAGACCGCAGCGTTCGTTGCGGCCGAAAATCAGCGGCGCGCCGCGATGCGGACACACGTGATCGACGAGACCGACGCGGCCTTCGCTGTCACGGAACGCGATGAGGTCTTCCCCGAGCAGGCGCACCCGCTGCGGCTGGCCGTCGACCGCGAGATCCGACGACGGCAGGAACGGAATCCAGTAAAGCCGCATGAACTGACCCATCGCCGTGCCGGGGCCGACGCGCACGAGCGTCTCGTTGTCTTCCAGAGAAAGCATTCAAGTCTCCGTTGGTTTTCCAAATTGGTGGTACCAATTATAAAAAGTTTTGGCGGATGGTCAACCAGGATAGATAGCGGGTTACGTGCCTTTGGCGCTCCTTTTTGCAACGGAATGCGCGAATCCACCGGCACCTTTCCGGCCCGTCATTCATGCATATACCCATGAAAACACGGAGTTATTTTTCTCATCCAGACGCCTGCCGGCATGGTTCAGGGGCAAACAACGCGGCCCCGCAACGGATCGTTCAGGGATTTCCCGGACTTTGACTCGCCGGTCGGGTGACTTATAGTGAGCCTACCAAATCGGTCCTACCAAATGTGAGTCAGGCCCAATAACACAAGAACGGAGACGGAGAGAGCATGAGCGTGTCCCCCCAGTCAGCCACGGCTGCCGCATCCCCCGGCGATGCGATTCCGATGTCGGGCGCGGTCGACGGCGACCGCGTCGTCACGCGCGTCGGGCGACGCATGATGTGGTATCTGATCGCGCTCTACGTGGTGTCGGTGCTCGATCGCGGCAATCTGAGCTTCGCGTCGTTCTCGATGAACCGGCAGCTCGGCCTCACGCCGCAGATGTACGGGGTCGGCGTCGGCATCCTGTTTCTCGGTTATTCGCTGTTCGAGCTGCCGAGCAACCTCGCGCTCGCGCGCTACGGCGCGCGCGTGACGCTGACGAGAATCGCGATCCTGTTCGGCCTCGTCACGATGTCGATGGCGTTCGTCACCGGCCCGTACAGCTTCTATACCGTGCGCGGCCTGCTCGGCATCGCGGAGGCCGGGCTCACGCCGGGCGTGTTCCTGTTTCTCAGCTACTGGATTCCGCAGAATCATCGGGCGCGCTATAACGCGATGTTCACGTATGCGATCCCGTCCGCCTACGTCGTGTCGTCGCTGATCTCCGGCACCATCATGCAGCTCGACGGCCTGTGGAGCATTCCCGGCTGGAAATGGCTGTTCGTGCTCGAAGGGCTGCCGGCGGTCGCGCTCGGCGTGTTCGGCATCTTCTATCTGACCGACCGTCCGCACCAGGCGAAGTGGCTGAGCGACGACGAAAAACGCTGGCTGCAGAAGCAGCTCGACGACACCGATACCGCCGCGACCGCGCCGCACCTGCCGACGGACTTGCGCTCGGTGCTGGCCCGCCCGGCGCTGTGGGTGCTGACGCTCGGCTACGTCGGCATCTTCGCGGGCAATGCGACGGTCGGCGCATGGGCGCCGCAGATCCTGCACGGCAACGGCGTGTCGCTCGGCGCGATCGGACTCGTGGCCGCGCTGCCGCCGCTGGCCGGCATCGTCGGGATGACGTTCCTGTCGCGCCGCTCGGATCGCAGGAAGGAACGCGTGAACCACACGGTCGCGTGCATGGTGATCGCGGCGGCCGGTTATCTGATGGTGGCGGTGTCGGCCAACCTCGGCACCGCGATCGTCGGCTTCATGCTCGCGAACATCGGCGTGTATGCGTCGCTCGCGATCTTCTGGTCGATTCCGCAGACCTACCTGCCGACGCGCGCAAAACCGGCGGCCATTGCGATCATCAGTTCGTGCGGCGCGATTCTCGGCGGCTGGGTCATCCCGATTCTCGTCGGACGCGTGCAGGGGCAGATGCACAGCCTTCCCGCCGGGATGGTCGTGATCGCGGCCAGCTTCGTCGGCTCGGCGGTCTGCATCCTGTTCGCGGGCCGCAGACTGGCCGCGACGAATACCGGCGCATGAGCGGCGCGATGTCTGAAGAACGACGGAACGACGATATGAGCGCGGGGCCGCTGGCGGGACTGAAGGTGCTCGAATTCGCCGCGCTCGGCCCGGTGCCGTTCTGCGCGATGCTGCTGGCCGACATGGGCGCGGACGTCGTGCATGTCGCGAGGCCGGCCGCGCCGCCCGATCCGCGCGACGTGATGCTTCGCGGCCGCCGGGTGGTCACGCTCGATCTCAAGGACGAACGAGACCGCGGCGCGGCGCTGAACCTGGCGGCCAGCGCCGACATCCTGCTGGAAGGAAACCGGCCCGGCGTGATGGAGAAACTGGGGCTCGGCCCGGACGTCTGCGCCGCGCGCAATCCGAAGCTCGTCTACGGACGGATGACCGGCTGGGGACAACATGGGCCGCTCGCCGCGACGGCCGGCCACGACATCAACTACATCGCGCTGACCGGCGCGCTCGATGCGATCGGCAACCGCGACGGTGCGCCGGTGCCGCCGCTGAACCTCGTCGGCGACTATGGCGGCGGCGCGATGTTCCTCGCGTTCGGCGTGCTGTGCGCGTATCACGAGGCTCGCAACAGCGGGGCCGGCCAGGTGGTCGACGCGGCGATGGTCGACGGTTCCGCCACGCTGATGTCGCTGTTTTGCCGGATGCAGACGCAGCGCGGATGGAATGGCCGACGCGGCGAGAATCTGCTGGACGGCGGCGCGCCGTGGTACACGACCTATGCGACGGCGGACGGTCGGTACATGGCGGTCGGCGCGCTCGAAGAGCCGTTCTGGAACGCACTGCTGGAACGGCTCGGCATTGCGCCGGAAGCCCTTCCTTCGCGAAAGGATCGCTCGGGTTGGGAAACGATCAGGCAGGTGCTTGCGAGCCGCTTTCTTCAACGGACGCGCGATGAATGGGCAGCCGTGTTCGACGCTTCGGACGCGTGCGTGACGCCCGTGATGCGTCTCGACGAAGCAGGGAGCCATGCGCATATCCGCGAGCGGGGCACCTTTGTCGAGCTTGCCGGAAGCATGCAGCCGGCGCCCGCGCCGCGCTTCAGCCGGACGCCGGGTGCCACGCGGTCGCTGTCGGCGCGGCAGGATGTGGGGGCCGTGCTTGCGGCGTGGGACGCGCCGGCCGTGCCAGGTAGCTGAACGCTGTTGGCGTGCGCTGTTGGCGGGATATCCGGATCGCGGTCATCCGGTTTCCGGCAGGCCGGGGCGAGACTGCGCCAGCAGGCGCAGTCTGGACGATAACAACAGCTATTCCGACCTGCCGGCACACCTGTAGATTCAGTCCGCCTCACGCCCCCTCACCCCTCACCCGTCCCGCGTTTCTGAAACTGCTGCGGCGTGCATCCGAACGTGCGCCGGAACATGGCCGAAAACGTGCGCACATCCGCATAGCCGAGTTCCTGCGCGATGCGCACGAGCGAATGCCCCACTTCCAGCTTCGACATCGCTTCCGCGAGTCGCAGTTGCTCCCGCCATTGACCGAACGTCATACCGGTCTCCTGACGAAACAGCCTCGCCACCGTGCGGGCGCTCGCGCCCACCTCGTCCGCCCAGTCGTCCAGCGTGTCGTTGCTGGCCGGCTGCGCAATCAGACGCTCGCAAATCCGGCGCAGACGCGGATGCGCCGGCAGCGGCAAACGCTTGTCCGGCGCGTGCGCGCAGGCGAGCTTGAGGAGCCGCAGGATCAGCGGCACGAGCAGCGTCTCGCGCGTCGTGCCGGCGCCGGACTCCTCCTCGCCTTCGTCCAGCGCGGGATCGAACATGCCGAGTATCGACGCGCGCAACAGCGCATCGACCGGCAGCAGCCGGCATTCGACGCCGTTGACCGGCAGCGCGGCCGGGTCGATGTACAACGTGCGCATCGACACCTTGCCGACCATATGCAGTTCGTGTTCGATCTGCGAGCCGATCAGCAGCGCGTGGTCGGGCGTCAGCGTCCAGAGGCCGAGCGGCGTCATCGTGCGGACGATGCCGGTCGTCGCGTAAACGAGTTGCAGGCGGTGATGGACGTGCGAGATTTCGTGAGTGCCGTCGTCGTAGTCGATCGACTGCGCGATCACCTTGCGCTCACCGGGAAGCGCGCCGAAGGTTTGAAGTTTGGGCATGGCTCTTGTCAGTTTTAACGACCAATTTTCACTTTTTTCTTTTAACACGACAACCTTGGCTGCATTCTTGCCAAGATTGTCCGGACGGTGCCGGAACACCGCGGCTATAGTAGCGCCTGAGCGGTACTTCCCTGTCTGCTTGTCCCCATCCAGCTTCGAATGCGCAGAGGACCATCAAGAGTCCTTCAGAAGGCCGTTTAATTTTTTAACAAGAATCATTCGCACTTATATTAACATTCATGCTAGATGGAGATTTCCGTATGAAAACCGGGGTGGGCAGCACGACTGCCTTTGCGCTACTGCTTTATTTACTCGGCGGCGGCACGGCCGCAATGGCGCAGGCGACTGACGGCACCGCGCCGTCCAGCGGCACGGCAACGGGTTCGGCCACGCAGTTGCCGGCCGTCAAGGTGAGCAGCCAGCGCGATCAGACCGTCACAGGTACCGCCGACGGTTATGTACCTGTTTCTGCCACGACTGCCACTAAAACGGACACACCGCTGATCGAAACACCCCAGTCGGTTTCGGTCGTCACCCGCGATCAGATGACCGATCAGAACGCGCAGACCGTCACCGAGGCGCTGCGCTACACGGCCAGCGTCGTGTCGGAGATCCGCGGCGCGTCGGCCGCCGGCGCGCCCTATCTGATGAGCCGCGGCTTCTACCTCGAACAGTTTCTCGACGGCGCGCGGATGCCGAGCGACGTCAGTTTCGGTTACGCGATCCCGAGCTTCGATCCTTATGGGCTGGAGCGCATCGACGTGCTGCATGGGCCGTCGTCGGTGCTCTACGGGCAGGCGAACCCGGGCGGCGTCGCGAACCTGGTCAGCAAACAGCCGACCACCACGCCGGTCCACGAAGTGTTCTTCACGACCGGCAGCCACAACCGCGTGGAAGGCGGCTTCGATCTCGGCGGCGCGCTCACGCCGGATGGAAGCCTCTCCTACCGCCTGACGGGCACCGCCAACCAGAACGACAG
The Paraburkholderia caballeronis genome window above contains:
- a CDS encoding helix-turn-helix transcriptional regulator, whose protein sequence is MPKLQTFGALPGERKVIAQSIDYDDGTHEISHVHHRLQLVYATTGIVRTMTPLGLWTLTPDHALLIGSQIEHELHMVGKVSMRTLYIDPAALPVNGVECRLLPVDALLRASILGMFDPALDEGEEESGAGTTRETLLVPLILRLLKLACAHAPDKRLPLPAHPRLRRICERLIAQPASNDTLDDWADEVGASARTVARLFRQETGMTFGQWREQLRLAEAMSKLEVGHSLVRIAQELGYADVRTFSAMFRRTFGCTPQQFQKRGTGEG
- a CDS encoding MFS transporter; translated protein: MSVSPQSATAAASPGDAIPMSGAVDGDRVVTRVGRRMMWYLIALYVVSVLDRGNLSFASFSMNRQLGLTPQMYGVGVGILFLGYSLFELPSNLALARYGARVTLTRIAILFGLVTMSMAFVTGPYSFYTVRGLLGIAEAGLTPGVFLFLSYWIPQNHRARYNAMFTYAIPSAYVVSSLISGTIMQLDGLWSIPGWKWLFVLEGLPAVALGVFGIFYLTDRPHQAKWLSDDEKRWLQKQLDDTDTAATAPHLPTDLRSVLARPALWVLTLGYVGIFAGNATVGAWAPQILHGNGVSLGAIGLVAALPPLAGIVGMTFLSRRSDRRKERVNHTVACMVIAAAGYLMVAVSANLGTAIVGFMLANIGVYASLAIFWSIPQTYLPTRAKPAAIAIISSCGAILGGWVIPILVGRVQGQMHSLPAGMVVIAASFVGSAVCILFAGRRLAATNTGA
- a CDS encoding CaiB/BaiF CoA transferase family protein gives rise to the protein MSAGPLAGLKVLEFAALGPVPFCAMLLADMGADVVHVARPAAPPDPRDVMLRGRRVVTLDLKDERDRGAALNLAASADILLEGNRPGVMEKLGLGPDVCAARNPKLVYGRMTGWGQHGPLAATAGHDINYIALTGALDAIGNRDGAPVPPLNLVGDYGGGAMFLAFGVLCAYHEARNSGAGQVVDAAMVDGSATLMSLFCRMQTQRGWNGRRGENLLDGGAPWYTTYATADGRYMAVGALEEPFWNALLERLGIAPEALPSRKDRSGWETIRQVLASRFLQRTRDEWAAVFDASDACVTPVMRLDEAGSHAHIRERGTFVELAGSMQPAPAPRFSRTPGATRSLSARQDVGAVLAAWDAPAVPGS